The genomic segment ACGCCGGTGACCAACCGGGCCTCGGGATGCTCGCGCAGCAGGGCGTGGGCGCCCACCGACATCGCGGAGGTGACCGGGCCCGGCACCACCATCGCCGGTCGGCGCAGCGCCAGCGCCCGGCGCAGGGTCTGGATGGCGCCGCTGCGCGCGGCCGCCTCCACCAGGACGGTGCCGGCGGTCGCGGCCGCGATCAGCCGGTTACGGATCAGGAACCGCGGGCGCAGCGGCTCGGCCCCCGGCGCCCACTCGCTGACCAGCAGCCCGGTGTCGACGATCCGCTCGAAGAGCGCGGCGTTGCCCATCGGGTAGGGCCGGTCCACCCCGCAGGCCAGCACCGCCACCGTCCGGCCACCGGCGCTCAACGCCCCCCGGTGCGCCGCCGCGTCCACCCCGAACGCCCCGCCGGAGACCACCGTCCAGTCCCGGTTGGCCAGGCCGTACCCGAACTCGATGCCGAGGTGACCGCCGTAGTCGGTGGCGGCCCGGGAACCGACCACCGCCACCGACCTGTCGAGCGTTTCGGCGAGCGGCCAGACGCCCCGTACCCAGAGGCACAGCGGCGGCGCGGTCTCCTGGTCGACCCGTCGCTCGGCCCCGGCCAACGCCAACCGGCGCAGGTCGCCGACCCGGGCGGGCCACTCCTCGTCCTCCGGCGTCACGAGCCGGGCGCCCAGCCGGTCGGCCCGAGCCAGCGCCTCCTCGGCGGCGCGACGGGGGTCCCCGGCGGCCAGCCGGGCCGTGACGGCGGCACGGAGCCGGTCGTCGGGAATGTCGCCGGTCAGCAACCGGTGCAACGCGGTCACCGGTCCGTCCCGCTCGACCATCCGGTGCACCGATCGGGTGCCGGGTTCGGCGAGCCAGGTCAGCGCGGCCCGGGCCAGCCGGACCGGCCGACCGCCAGCTTCGGCGGCGGTCATCCGACACCTCCGGTACGCAGCTGCGTCGCCTCCGCGACGTCGTCGGCGTGCGGACGGTCCCGCCCGTCGAGATCGGCCACGCTCCAGGCCACCCGCAGGATCCGGTCGAAGCCGCGGGCCGACAGCGATCCGCTGTCCAGTCGGCGGCGCAGGCCGGCGGTGGCGGCGGCCGGTAGCGCCCACGGGGGGCGTCGCAGCACCGGCCCGGGCACCTCGGCGTTGGCCCGCCAGCCGGCGGCCCGCCAGCGTTGCCCGGCGGCTGCCCGGGCCGCCGCGACCCGCTCGGCCACCGGGGCGGAGGACTCGTTGACCGGGCTGTTCTCCATCAGCTCCGCGGCGCCGAGCGGCCGGAGGCCGACCTGGATGTCGACCCGGTCGAGCAGTGGACCGGAGAGCCGGCCGAGGTAGCGCCGCCGGGCCAGCGGACTGCACTCGCAGTGCGTGTCGCCGGCGGGTTTCGCACAGGCGCACGGGTTCGCGGCCAGCACGAGCTGGAAGCGGGCCGGGTACTCGGTGCCGCCCCGGGCGCGGACCAGCATGATCCGGCCGCTCTCCAGCGGCTGGCGCAGTGCTTCCAACGCGCCGCGGCTCAGTTCGGCCGCCTCGTCCAGGAAGAGCACCCCCCGGTGGGCGAGGGAGACCGCACCCGGTCGGGCCAGCCCGGTCCCCCCGCCGACCAGCGAGGCGACGGTGGCGGTGTGGTGCGGAGCCTGGAACGGCGGTCGCCGTATCAGTTGCCCACCCGGCGGCAGCAGGCCGGCGATGGAGTGCAACGCGGTCACCTCCAGCGCGGCCTCGTCGTCGAGCGGCGGCAGGATGGAGGGCAGCCGTTCGGCCAACATGGTCTTGCCCGCCCCCGGCGGACCGAGCAGGGCGAGATGGTGCCCGCCGGCCGCGGCGACCTCCAGCGCCCGTCGGCCGAGCGACTGGCCGGACACGTCGGCCAGGTCGGGTCCGCCGGTCGGCTCCGCAGACTCCGGTGCCGGCGGTTCCAGCAGCGCCGCGCCGTCGCGGACGTAGGCGACCAGCCGGTGCAGGCTGTCGACGGCCCGGACCCGGACGCCGGGGATGACGGCCGCCTCGGCGGCGTTCGCCACCGGTACGACCACCCGGCCCACCCCCGCCCGGGCCGCCGCGGCCACCATCGGCAGGATGCCGCGCACCGGGCGTACCGTCCCGTCGAGGCCCAGCTCGCCGAGGATGGCCGTGTGGCCCAGCGGCGCGAGCGGCAGCTCCCCGGCGCCGCCCAGCAACGCGGCGGCGATGGCCAAATCGAAGGCCGAGCCGAACTTCGGCAGGGTGGCCGGGAGCAGGTTGATGGTGATCCGGCGGTTCGGCCAGTGCTGGCCAGAATTGACGATGGCGGCGCGGACCCGGTCGCGGGCCTCGTGCAGGGCGGTGTCGGGCAGCCCGGACAGGGCGAGCGCGGGCAGCCCGGGGGAGAGGTCGGCCTCGACCTCGACGAGGTGGCCGGTCACCCCGACCAGACCGACGCAGAGCACCTTGGCGTAGCTCATCGGCTTGTCGAACTCGGTGTGGGCATGCGCCGAGCCTGCCCGGGAACAGCGCCGAGCCGCGGCCTGCAAAGGATCGACTGTGGACAACCGGATGCCCTGTGGACAGTCAAACGATCACCGTCGGTTCTGGTATGGGACGTACCCGGTGTCCGGCCGGGAACGCCGAGGTCTCATAGCGTCGGAGCCGGTCAAAGCCGCCATCTGCCCTGAGGAGTCGAATGCCGACCCTGTCGGATCCGAGTCAGCCCGCCCGCCGGCCCCGGGCCGCGCTCTACGCGCCACCTGCCGACGACGGGCAGCGGTGGGTGATGGCCGGGGTCGAATGGTGCGAACGGCTCGGCTACGACCTCTGCTCGCTGGTGGTCGACCCGGACGGCGGAGCCGGGCCGGCACCGGCCACAGTTCCTCCGGTAGGCGCGGCAGTCCGGTCGCCGACAGCAGCCCGCAACCCCGAACAAACCAGCCCGGCGCCGGGACCAAGCAGGTGACAGAGTTCTCCTGCCGAAGGGGCGGCCGCGGGCTGGTCACGGACGTCCAGCCGATTCAGACCTGCAACGGGTTCCATTCCGCCCGGGCCACCGCCGCTACGCCGACCGGCTCCTGCTGCTGTTCCAGGACGCGCGGCTGGTGGTGGTCTCCACCGAGGACCCGACCATCCAAACGACGGTGGGCGGCCGGGTCGGACTCACCCTCGACGAACTGGAGCGCCGGTACGGCCCGCGCGGTGAGATCGTGAACGGCAAGTGGTGGCTGCGGGCCTACCTGGTGCCGGTCGGCGGACGGGTCGTCGCGTTCTTCGAGGACCCGTACGGGCCGACCGTCTACCGGGTCGCGGTCGGCGAGCGGGACCGGGTGCTGGCCACCTTCACCGGCGGGGACGACCAGTGCTGAACCGCTGACCAGCGACGGGATTTGCTGGCCGCCGGTCGGCCGACCGGCGGCTATCCTGGGTCGGTGACCGGCGAGCCGCTCTCCCGGGGCCGGCGCGGACCGCGGCACGGACCGGCGGCTGTCAGCCGCCCCGGCCGGCCGCCGCCGTGATCGCGCCCGAGCGGATCGGCCCGTACCGGATCGAACGGCTGCTCGGGTACGGCTCGTTCGCGACCGTCTGGCTGGGACACGATCCCACCCTCGGTGCCCGGGTGGCGATCAAGGTGCTGGCCGAGAACTGGTGCCAGGACCTGCGGGTCCGGGAGCGGTTCCTGGACGAGGGGCGGCTGCTCTGGCGGCTCGACCACGAGCGCCTGGTCCGGGTCCACGCGGTCGGCGAGTTGCCCGACGAACGGCCGTACCTGGTGATGGCGTGTGCCGAGGGGGGCAGCCTGCGGGACCGGCTGGCGACCGGCCCGATCCCCGTCGCCGAGGCGCTGCGGTTGCTGGCGGAGATCGCCGCCGGGGTGGCGGTCCTGCATGCCGACGGCATCGTGCACCGCGACCTGACGCCGGGGAACATCCTGTTCCGCCCGGATTCGCGGCCGGAGATGCCGGATCAGGTGCTGATCGCCGACCTCGGCTTGGCGAAGGCCCTCGCCGTCGCGTCCGGCCTGACCGCCCGCGCGGGCACCCCGGGCTACATGGCTCCCGAACAGGAGGGCCCGTTGTCCACCGTCGACGCGCGGGCCGACGTGTTCGGCCTCGGCCGGCTCGGCGAGACCCTGCTGGGCCGGTCGGCCGGTGACCCGACGGAGCCGGGCGTCGAACCGGCGGGCGGTTTCGCGCTGCGCGACGGCGTACCGGCGCTGGTGGCCCGGGTGTTGCGGACCGCCACGGCCCGGTCGCCGGCCGACCGCTACCCGGACGCGGCGGCGTTCGCTGCCGCGTTGGCCCGGGCCACCCGCGCACCGACCCGGGCGAGCTCCTTCCTGGTACGCCGCCGCGGGTTCCTGTTCGGGGTGCTGCTGGCCGCCGGATTGGCGGTGTCGGCGGGGGTGGCGGTGCACCGCTGGCCGGACCAGGACTCCGGCACCGTCGCGGACTCGACCGGCCGGATCACGGTGGCCCGTCCACCGGGGTGGCGCAGTGCCGGCGCCGGGTGGGCCGGCCAGCGCGGGCCGGACGGCGATCTGGAGCCGGCCCTGCTGCTGTCGCCCGATCCGGACAGGTGGGCCGACGATCCGGCGGTGCCCGGCGCCTTCGTCGGCCTCTCCCTGAGCCTGGCCGGGTCGCACACCCCGGCCGAGTATCTCGCCGAGCATCCGCACGCCGAGTGCGCCGCCGAGCCGGTGCGCAACGTCCGGCTGGCCGGCGTGGACTGGCTGGTGGCCGCCTACACGGGCTGCCGGGGTGGCAAGCCGGTGATCGTCGAGGCGGTCGGCGTCGGCCCGGACCGGGCCGGGCTGGTCTACGCCCAGATCACCCCGCCGAGCGACGGCGGCGCCGGGTTCGTCGACGGGTTCCTGGCCGGCATCCGGGTACGCCGTTAGCCGGGTACGCCCAGGTACGCAGTTCGCCCCCGCCGTCGGGCTCCGCCTTCTTCCATGACCATGGGGCACTGGGCCGTTCAGATCGGCCGGAAATCACGTCTGTAGGCGCCACGGTCAAGGGTGCTTGGCCGGTGCGGCGGCGGTCGGTGGCGCGGTCAGTCGGCGGTCGGCTCGACCACCAGGACGGTGATCTGCTGGCTGCCGTCCTGCCGGATGATGGTGACGGTGGCGGTGCCGGCGGTCAGGAAGCGCACATCGTGTACGCCCGCCGCGTAGTTTCGGGCGACCCGCTCGTCGGGCTCCGCGGTCAGCAGACCGGGGCCGACGTTCTGCACCCGCAGGATTCCCGCGACCTCGAAGCAGAGCGCCCGGGGCAGCAACGCCGGGTCGGAGCCGTCCACCGGGTAGATGACGGGCGGCAGGCAGGCCGGGGAGAGCACAGGGGTGGGCTCGGCCGAGCCGGGTGTCGGGGTGGGTGGTCGCCAGACCGGTGGCCGGTCGGCGGCGGCCGGCGGTGCCGCCGAGGTCCGGCCGGGCGAACCGGAGGGGACCGCCGACGGACTCGCCGCGCCAGCCGGCATACGGGTCGGCCACTGCCCCGGCAGCGGCGCGACCGGGGCCGGTGCGCAGGCGGCGAGCAGGGCCGCCGCGACGGCGCCGAACAGCGCCGCGACCACGGCCAGTGGAGACCTGGCGCCCAGCGGAGACCTGGTGGGCAGCGGAGACCTGGCGGGCACTGTGGGTTGGGCGGGCGGTGGCCGGGTCGGGCCGGGCATCCGCCGTACCGGCGGCCGGGGTCCGGCGCCGTCGGTTCCGGCATTTCTGGCCACGTCAGGCCGCGCTGTCGGTCAGGTGGGCGCGCAGCCGGTGCCGTCCCTCGTGGATCCGGGACTTGACCGTGCCGTCCGGGATCTCCAGCAGTTCGCCGATCTCCCGGTAGCTCAGGCCGAGCACGTCGCGCAACGTCACCGCCTCGGCGAGTTCGGGTCCGATCGCCCCCAGGGCATCCAGCAGGTCCAGCCGGGTCCCGGCCACCACGCTGGTTCGGCGGGGATCGGGCCGGTCCGGCAGCGGCACCCGGCTCGCCTCCGCCAGGAACCGGCGACGCAACGCCTGGTACGTCGACCGGGACCGGTTCGCCGCCACCCGGTACAGCCAGGTTCGGAACGCCGACCGGCCGTCGAATCGGGTGATGCCCCGCGCCACCGCCAGCAGAGTGTCCTGGCAGGCCTCCTCGGCGTCCTCCCGGTTGGGCAGGAACCGGGCGCACAGCCGCATCGTCTCCGGCCGGACCGCGACCAGCAGCCGGTCCAGGGCGGCCCGGTCGCCGCCGGCGGCGGCTCGGGCCAGTCCTTCCAGGTCGGCGCCTTCGGCGGGTCCGTCCAGATGGGAGCCTTCGATGGGCACGATTCGAGTTTATGGACGTCGGCCCCCACTCCACCACCAGCGCGGATCAGAACGCGTTGCGCAGGTGCTCGACGTGGGCCGGGCCGCTGCCGGCGGCCCGCACCGAGATGACGTCGAACCGGATCTCCACCGGCTGTTCGCCGGCGCCGCGCAGCCACTGCGCCGCCAGCCGGCGCAGGCGGCGGACCTTGACCCGGGTCACCGCCTCCGCCGGTACGCCGAACGCGTCGCCGCGCCGGGTCTTCACCTCGCAGAAGACGAGGACGTCGCCGTCCCAGGCGATGATGTCGATCTCGCCGCGTTCGCCGCGCCAGTTCCGGGCGACCAGTCGAAGACCGCTGTCGACCAGATGCCGGGCGGCGCACCGCTCGCCGTAGGCGCCGACCGCCTGCCGGGCCTTGGTCATGGGCAGCTCCACTCCTCGGGGGAGCTCCCACGGTCCCGCGCATCGGTGGGTGCCGCCAGCAGGTTGTCACCGGTTGTGGATAACCCGGCTACCTGTGGATGTCCGCCGGATCGGCCCGCCGGGTGGTATGGGGTCACCGGGTGGTCGAGGGGGAGGGGAGGGCTTCCGGCGGCATGACCAGGTCGCATACGGTGCGAGGTGATGGACGGACGAGACAACCACCCCGAAGGCCAGGACCCCGGTTGGTACCCGGGCGAGCGCGGTTACGGCGACACCGGATGGCGGGACGCCGGCACCGGCCAGTACGCCCCGGAGGGCGGGCACCGGATGCCGGAGCCGAGCAGCGGCGTTAACGGCTATTCGCTCGGCGAGCGGCACCTGGCCGGTGAGCGGTTCAGCGCGCCCGAGCCGACCGACCGCTTCGGCCCGCCCGGATCGGCTGACCGTTTCGGTCCGCCCGGTCCGGGTGACCGCTTCGGCCCGCCCGGACCCGGCGACCGTTTCGGTCCGCCCGGATCGGCCGACCGCTTCGGCCCGCCTGGTCCGAGTGACCGCTTCGACCCGCCGGATTCCGTCCCGTCCGGTTCTGGCTCGCCTGGTCCGGGCGCTTCGTCGTCCGCCCTGCCGGGCTCCGGCCTGTCCGGCTCCGGGCTGTCCGGCTCCGGGCTGTCCGGCTCCGGGCTGTCCGGCTCCGGCCTGGCCGGTTCCGGGCTGTCTGGTTCCGGGGAACCACCGGCGGGACCGGCCCAGGGGACACCGCGGGTCGGGGGCGTCGGCGCGGCGGCCACTGATCCCGGCCAGCCGCCGCTCGGGGCGTACCCGATCGTGCAGCCGTCCCGGTCGGGGCCGATGGATGCGCCGACCGGGCCGCTGGCCCCGGTGGGCGGGTCCGGGCGGGACGGCGGCGAGCCGGCCGGCGAGCGCCGTCCGTGGCAGCTACCGGGTTCGGCAGCCGGCGAAGGGGTGTACCGGTCCCGGCGGCCGTCGGTCGCGGTGCTGCTCGCGGCGCTTGTGGTGCTCTTCGAGATACCCGCGCTGCGGGTGCTGCTGGACGCCGCGGTGGGCGGGCCGGTGGTGACCGCCGGAGTGGTCGCCGGCACCCTCCTGGTACTCGGTCTGCCGATTTTCGCTGTCGGCCTGTACGGGTTGGCCAGCGGTGCCGCACCGGTGACCGAGCCGGCCCGCGGCTGGTCGCGCCCGCCGATGGCGTACGTGATGGTGGGTTTGGTGTTGTTTGTCGCTTCTGCTCTGGCCGCCTGACGGAACCGCCGGGGCCGCGTCCCGCCGCGTCCGGTTGGTCGGGGATTGCGGGCTGCGGGCGGTAGTGGGGTTTGCGCGCCGCTGATCAGAGCGGGGGCGTACACTTGTCGACTGGCGACCGCCTCGTGCGGTCGACCTCGCGCGCCCTCTCCACGGCATCCGTGGAGCGACGGTCCCCTGGTCCCGATCCTGATCGGGCCCACCATGGCCGGCGACCAGGCGCCAGGACGGTGGGCCGGCCGGCCCACCGTGGCAACCAGGGACAACTGAAGGAGCACCCCAACCATGGCCGTCGTGACCATGCGTCAGCTGCTGGAGAGTGGCGTCCACTTCGGACACCAGACCCGGCGCTGGAACCCGAAGATGAAGCGCTTCATCTTCACCGAGCGCAATGGTATCTACATCATCGACCTGCGCCAGACCCTCGACTACATCGAGAAGGCCTACGAGTTCGTCCGGGGAACCGTCGCCGAGGGCGGCAGCATCCTCTTCGTGGGCACCAAGAAGCAGGCCCAGGAGGCGATCGCCGAGCAGGCGACCCGGGTCGGCCAGCCGTACGTGAACCACCGCTGGCTGGGTGGCATGCTCACCAACTTCCAGACGGTCTACAAGCGGCTGCAGCGGATGAAGGAGCTGGAGTCGCTCGACCTGACCGGCACCGCCGCGGGCTACACCAAGAAGGAGACGCTGCAGCTGTCGCGGGAGAAGGACAAGCTCAGCCGCACGCTGGGTGGTCTGCGGGACATGCAGAAGGTGCCGGCGGCGATCTGGGTCGTCGACACCAAGAAGGAGCACATCGCCGTCGACGAGGCCCGCAAGCTGGGCATCCCGGTGATCGCCGTGCTCGACACCAACTGCGACCCCGACGAGGTCGACTTCCCGATCCCCGGCAACGACGACGCGATCCGCTCGGCCGAGCTGCTGACCAAGGTCATCGCGGCGGCGGTCGGCGACGGGCTGATCGCCCGCTCCGGCAAGCGTCGGGGCACCGACGAGAAGCCCGAGCCGGGTGTGGTCGGCGCCGACGAGCCGCTGGCCGAGTGGGAGCGGGAGCTGATCGAGGACACCGAGAAGAAGGCCGCCGCCGAGCCGGAGCAGCCCAAGGCCGCCGAGCCGGCGACCGCCGCCGCCGAGTGACCTCGCGGTCGGGATAGCTCGCGACCTGGGACATATCACCAAGACCACCCAACCAGCCGCGTCACACATCGAAGAGAGAGTCATGTCCAACTTCACCGCCGCGGACGTCAAGAAGCTCCGGGACCTCACCGGCGCCGGCATGATGGACTGCAAGAAGGCGCTCACCGAGGCCGAGGGAGACTTCGACCGGGCCGTCGAGATCCTGCGCGTCAAGGGCGCCAAGGACGTCGGCAAGCGGGCCGGCCGCACCGCCGCCAACGGCCTGGTCGCCCACTCCGGCAAGGCGCTGCTCGAATTCAACTGCGAGACCGACTTCGTCGCCAAGAACTCCGACTTCATCGCGTTCGCCCAGCAGCTGGTCGAGCACGGTGAGCGGATCGGGGCGACCGACGCCGAAGGGCTGCTGGCCTCGACGTTCGCCGAGGGCAAGACCGTCGCCGAGACCGTCCAGGAGCAGTCGGCCAAGATCGGCGAAAAGCTCGTGCTCAACCGGTTCGCGGTCCTGACCGGCACCGTCGCGGTCTACCTGCACCGCAAGAGCCAGGACCTGCCGCCCGCGGTCGGCGTGCTGGTGGAGTACGACGGCAAGTCCGACGAGGCCGGCGACGCCGACGCCCGGGGCGTCGCCATGCAGATCGCCGCGATGCGGCCGAAGTTCCTCACCCGCGACGAGGTGCCGGCCGAGACCGTCGAGTCCGAGCGGCGCATCGCCGAGGAGACCGCCCGCGAGGAGGGCAAGCCCGAGGCCGCGATCTCCAAGATCGTCGACGGTCGGGTGAACGCCTTCTTCAAGGACTACGTCCTGCTGGAGCAGGCCTCGGTGACCGACAACAAGAAGTCGGTCAAGCAGGTCCTCGCCGAGGCCGGCATGGAGGTCAAGCGGTTCGTCCGCTTCGAGGTCGGCCAGGCCTGAGCACGGCCCCGCGGGCGGGGTCCCACCGGCCGACCGGCCGGTCGGCGGGCAGTCCCAGCCGGCGGGGAAAGCAGATCGAGGAGGAGGCCACGGTGTACGCGACAGGCACCGGGGCCTCCTCGTCACATAGGGTCAGCACGGCAGGTTGGACGAGGGCGCGGCGGCTGCGCGTGGACGAGAGGGCGGGCGGATGACGCAGGTTGTGGACGAGCGGACAGCAACGGCGGACGACCCGACCGCGCCACCGCCGGGACGGGCCCGCCGGGTGGTGCTGAAGCTGTCCGGCGAGGTGTTCGGCGGCGGTGCCGTCGGCGTACACCCCGATGTCGTCCAGGCCATCGCGCGCCAGATCGCGACGGTGACCCGGCGCGGCGTACAGGTCTCGGTGGTGGTCGGCGGGGGCAACTTCTTCCGCGGTGCCGAGTTGCAGAAGCGCGGGATGGACCGGGCCCGGGCCGACTACATGGGCATGCTCGGCACCGTGATGAACTGCCTGGCCCTGCAGGACTTCCTGGAGAAGGAGGGCATCGAGACCCGCGTGCAGAGCGCGATCACGATGGCCCAGGTCGCCGAGCCGTACATCCCGCTGCGGGCGATCCGGCACCTGGAGAAGGGGCGTGTGGTGATCTTCGGGGCGGGCGCCGGTATGCCCTACTTCTCCACCGACACCGTCGCCGCGCAGCGCGCACTGGAGATCCGGGCCGACGTCGTGCTGATGAGCAAGAACGGCGTGGACGGGGTCTACACCGCGGACCCGCGCACCAACCCGGACGCCCGCAAACTCGACACGGTCAGCTTCGCGGAGGCGCTGCGGCGCGGCCTGCGGGTGGCCGACGCGGCGGCCTTCAGTCTCTGCATGGAGAACGGGCTGCCGATGCTGGTCTTCGGCGCCGAGGGCGACGACACCATCATCCGTGCGGTGGCCGGCGAGCCGATCGGGACTTTAATCACGGCGTAAGCCGGGACCGGAAGAGACCGGGACCGGGTGAGGTAAGCGGCGTGAGCCGGAGCGGTATCCGACTACGAGGCACCAGAAGGAGGCGAAGGAGCAGGTGATCGACGACACCCTCCTCGAAGCCGAGGAGAAGATGGAGCGTGCGGTCGAGCACGCCAAGGAAGAGTTCGGCGCGATCCGCACCGGCCGCGCCACGCCGGCCATGTTTTCCAAGGTCATCATCGACTACTACGGCTCTCCCACCCCGTTGACCCAGATGGCCTCCGTCGGAGTGCCCGAGCCGCGGATGGCCATCATCAAGCCGTACGACGCCTCGCAGCTGGCCGCCATGGAGAAGGCGATCCGCGACTCCGACCTGGGCGTCAACCCGAACAACGAGGGCACCCAGCTGCGCATCCTGCTGCCGCAGATGACCGAGGAGCGGCGCCGGGAGATGATCAAGGTGGCTCGGCACAAGGGCGAGGAGGCCAAGGTGGCCATCCGCAACGTCCGGCGCCGGGCGAAGGAGGAACTCGACCGCATCGTCAAGGACGGCGAGGCGGGCGAGGACGACGGTCGTCGGGCCGAGAAGGAACTCGACGACCTGACCCACCGGTACGTCGCGCACGTCGACGAGCTGGTCAAGCACAAGGAAACGGAACTGCTGGAAGTGTGACCGGCGACCGGCGACCGGCGGCGCGGCGACCGGCGGCCGGCACGACGGGCCCCGCGCCGGGGCGTACCCGGGCGGGGCCTTCGCCATGTGCGAGCGCCGGCCGCCGGCCGCCGACCGGTCCGGTCGCTTGCAGTACGCTCGGCAGGATTCCCCTTGACGTGTGGTGAAGCGGAGGGGGTGGGTCCGTCAACGGTGCGGAAACGAACGGGATTCTTCGATCGCGGTCAGGGGTTGATCTTGATCTTGCGTCATCTTCGGACGCCGGCGACTGCGGTGCTCGAGGTCTGATGTCGAACCTCGACCCCTACCGTGGCGTGGACCCGCGCGAACCCGACCCACCGGGCGTCGACCGGTACGGGCCGCCGCCCGCCCGGACCTGGCCCGACGACGGCGACGCACCCCGGGTCCGCAGCTGGCGCGAGAGCGCCGAGGCCGACACCTACGCGGGCCAGCCGGGCATCGAGCCGGTGGCCCCGTACTGGTCGGACGGACCCCCGCCGGCGCGGAACGGCGTCTCCCCGCACCCCGGCAACGGCGTCCCGCCGTACCGCCCCCACCCGTCGCCGTACGGCGATGACGCGACCGGCCCGTGGGGCCTGCCGCCGGAGGCGCCGGAGCCGGCGTACCGGCCGAGCCACCCGGACGCCGAGACGAATCCGATCGGCTGGCCGCCGGTCGCCGCCGACCCGGCGGTCGACGCCGGGCAGCGGCTGCCCGGTGGTCCCGGACCGGCCGGCTGGGAGCCCCTGCCCGGCGACCCCGAACCCGACCCCGAACCCGAGCCGCCCCGGCGGCGGGGCCCCGGTCGCCGCCGGGCGGGCCGAGGCGGGCGGCCGCCCACCGCGGGGAGCCCGGCCGGTGAGTCGTCGCCAGCCGGATCCGACCCGGGGCTGACGACGGTCGGCCCGGAGACCACGACCGGTGCCGGCCCGGCACCGACCAGCCGGGCCGGTCGGAACCTGCCGATGGCGATCGCGGTCGGCCTCGGTCTCGGCGCGCTCATCCTGGTCCCGCTCTTCGTCTACCGACCCGCCTTCCTGCTGGTGGTCGCCGCCGCCGCGGGGGTGGGGATCTGGGAGATGGTCCGGGCGGTCGAGCGGGTCGGAGCTCGTCCGCCGCTGGTCCCGCTGCTCGCCGGTGGCCTGTTGATGATCGGTCTGGCCTGGTGGGCCGGACCGGACGCGCTCAGCCTCGGACTGCTGGTGACCCTGCTGGCGGCGATGGTGTGGCGGCTCGGCGACGGACCGGCCGGATTCCAGCGGGACGTGACCGCCACCGCGCTGATCGTGGTGTACGTCCCGTTCCTGGGCGGATTCGCGGCGCTGCT from the Solwaraspora sp. WMMD1047 genome contains:
- the rpsB gene encoding 30S ribosomal protein S2, whose product is MAVVTMRQLLESGVHFGHQTRRWNPKMKRFIFTERNGIYIIDLRQTLDYIEKAYEFVRGTVAEGGSILFVGTKKQAQEAIAEQATRVGQPYVNHRWLGGMLTNFQTVYKRLQRMKELESLDLTGTAAGYTKKETLQLSREKDKLSRTLGGLRDMQKVPAAIWVVDTKKEHIAVDEARKLGIPVIAVLDTNCDPDEVDFPIPGNDDAIRSAELLTKVIAAAVGDGLIARSGKRRGTDEKPEPGVVGADEPLAEWERELIEDTEKKAAAEPEQPKAAEPATAAAE
- a CDS encoding YraN family protein; the protein is MTKARQAVGAYGERCAARHLVDSGLRLVARNWRGERGEIDIIAWDGDVLVFCEVKTRRGDAFGVPAEAVTRVKVRRLRRLAAQWLRGAGEQPVEIRFDVISVRAAGSGPAHVEHLRNAF
- a CDS encoding YifB family Mg chelatase-like AAA ATPase; the protein is MSYAKVLCVGLVGVTGHLVEVEADLSPGLPALALSGLPDTALHEARDRVRAAIVNSGQHWPNRRITINLLPATLPKFGSAFDLAIAAALLGGAGELPLAPLGHTAILGELGLDGTVRPVRGILPMVAAAARAGVGRVVVPVANAAEAAVIPGVRVRAVDSLHRLVAYVRDGAALLEPPAPESAEPTGGPDLADVSGQSLGRRALEVAAAGGHHLALLGPPGAGKTMLAERLPSILPPLDDEAALEVTALHSIAGLLPPGGQLIRRPPFQAPHHTATVASLVGGGTGLARPGAVSLAHRGVLFLDEAAELSRGALEALRQPLESGRIMLVRARGGTEYPARFQLVLAANPCACAKPAGDTHCECSPLARRRYLGRLSGPLLDRVDIQVGLRPLGAAELMENSPVNESSAPVAERVAAARAAAGQRWRAAGWRANAEVPGPVLRRPPWALPAAATAGLRRRLDSGSLSARGFDRILRVAWSVADLDGRDRPHADDVAEATQLRTGGVG
- a CDS encoding serine/threonine-protein kinase, yielding MIAPERIGPYRIERLLGYGSFATVWLGHDPTLGARVAIKVLAENWCQDLRVRERFLDEGRLLWRLDHERLVRVHAVGELPDERPYLVMACAEGGSLRDRLATGPIPVAEALRLLAEIAAGVAVLHADGIVHRDLTPGNILFRPDSRPEMPDQVLIADLGLAKALAVASGLTARAGTPGYMAPEQEGPLSTVDARADVFGLGRLGETLLGRSAGDPTEPGVEPAGGFALRDGVPALVARVLRTATARSPADRYPDAAAFAAALARATRAPTRASSFLVRRRGFLFGVLLAAGLAVSAGVAVHRWPDQDSGTVADSTGRITVARPPGWRSAGAGWAGQRGPDGDLEPALLLSPDPDRWADDPAVPGAFVGLSLSLAGSHTPAEYLAEHPHAECAAEPVRNVRLAGVDWLVAAYTGCRGGKPVIVEAVGVGPDRAGLVYAQITPPSDGGAGFVDGFLAGIRVRR
- a CDS encoding DNA-processing protein DprA, whose amino-acid sequence is MTAAEAGGRPVRLARAALTWLAEPGTRSVHRMVERDGPVTALHRLLTGDIPDDRLRAAVTARLAAGDPRRAAEEALARADRLGARLVTPEDEEWPARVGDLRRLALAGAERRVDQETAPPLCLWVRGVWPLAETLDRSVAVVGSRAATDYGGHLGIEFGYGLANRDWTVVSGGAFGVDAAAHRGALSAGGRTVAVLACGVDRPYPMGNAALFERIVDTGLLVSEWAPGAEPLRPRFLIRNRLIAAATAGTVLVEAAARSGAIQTLRRALALRRPAMVVPGPVTSAMSVGAHALLREHPEARLVTGVPHILEEVGRIGVDLAPLERGPRHPRDLLDDEARLILEALPRRGALGPDTLAARTGVALRAALRKLSMLEELDLVVRHDDGYALAPVRNR
- a CDS encoding RNA polymerase sigma factor, whose amino-acid sequence is MPIEGSHLDGPAEGADLEGLARAAAGGDRAALDRLLVAVRPETMRLCARFLPNREDAEEACQDTLLAVARGITRFDGRSAFRTWLYRVAANRSRSTYQALRRRFLAEASRVPLPDRPDPRRTSVVAGTRLDLLDALGAIGPELAEAVTLRDVLGLSYREIGELLEIPDGTVKSRIHEGRHRLRAHLTDSAA
- the tsf gene encoding translation elongation factor Ts, with protein sequence MSNFTAADVKKLRDLTGAGMMDCKKALTEAEGDFDRAVEILRVKGAKDVGKRAGRTAANGLVAHSGKALLEFNCETDFVAKNSDFIAFAQQLVEHGERIGATDAEGLLASTFAEGKTVAETVQEQSAKIGEKLVLNRFAVLTGTVAVYLHRKSQDLPPAVGVLVEYDGKSDEAGDADARGVAMQIAAMRPKFLTRDEVPAETVESERRIAEETAREEGKPEAAISKIVDGRVNAFFKDYVLLEQASVTDNKKSVKQVLAEAGMEVKRFVRFEVGQA
- the pyrH gene encoding UMP kinase, whose amino-acid sequence is MTQVVDERTATADDPTAPPPGRARRVVLKLSGEVFGGGAVGVHPDVVQAIARQIATVTRRGVQVSVVVGGGNFFRGAELQKRGMDRARADYMGMLGTVMNCLALQDFLEKEGIETRVQSAITMAQVAEPYIPLRAIRHLEKGRVVIFGAGAGMPYFSTDTVAAQRALEIRADVVLMSKNGVDGVYTADPRTNPDARKLDTVSFAEALRRGLRVADAAAFSLCMENGLPMLVFGAEGDDTIIRAVAGEPIGTLITA